The stretch of DNA GGCTTGCTGTGCCGCTCCCTGTTGCGCTCCTCGATCTGGGCGTCCAGCTCGCGGGGGCGGGAGGGGGCGCTGCCCCGTCGTCCGCCGCCCTGGAAGCCGCCACCCTTGGGAGCGCTCTTGGAGGTCTTGGGGCCGCCCTTGGCGCCGCCGCGCGCGGAGGCACCGCGCCCGCCGGACGCACCGCCGCCCGTGGGGCCGCCACCGGACGGACGACCGCCACCGCCGCCGGAGCCCCGGCCCGCGGGCGCGCCGGAACCACGGCCACCGCCGCCGCCGGAACCCCGGCCAGCGGGCGCGCCCGAGCCACGGCCACCGCCGCCACCGGACGGGCGGCCGCCGCCGCTCCCCCGGCCACCGCCGCCCTTACGGCCGCCCGGCTCGTCGGAGGATCCACCGACGTCGTAGCGGCGCTCCTCGGGGCGAGGCCGGCCTGCCCTCTTCTGCTTGTCGTCGCGGTTTCCCCCACCGGCACCCCGGTGGTTACCGCGGCCGCTGTCCCTGTCGCTGCTTGGCATCAATGTTCCGTCGGATCGAGGTGGCTGTCGTGGCTGTCGTCTGTGGTTGCGTAACTGTCCGTGCGGGTGTCCTGGACGGAGACATCGTCCGCGTCCGGATCGAACGACGGCACCCCCTCCAGCGTCTCCGCCTCGATCGCGTCCGCATCCGGGAGGAAGGGCGCGAGCTCGGGGAGTTCGTCCAGGCCGCGCAGGCCCATCCGCTCCAGGAAATAGTTCGTCGTCCTGTACAGGATCGCACCTGTTTCGGGTTCCGTGCCCGCCTCCTCGACCAGACCCCGCTGGAGGAGCGTGCGCATCACGCCGTCACAGTTCACTCCGCGCACCGCGGAGACCCGTGAACGGCTGACCGGCTGCCGATAGGCGACCACGGCCAGCGTCTCAAGCGCCGCCTGGGTGAGCCGCGCCTGCTGGCCGTCGAGGACGAAACCCTCGACCGCAGGAGCGTACGCGGGTCGCGAGTAGAACCGCCAGCCGCCCGCGACAAGCCGCAGCTCGAAACCTCGGCCCTGCGAGGTGTACTCGTCGGCGAGCGTACGCAGTGCGCTCGCGACCTCCCTGACCGGCCGCTGGAGGACCTTGGCGAGATGGTCCTCGGTGGCGGGTTCGTCCACGACCATCAGGACGGCCTCCAGGGCGGGCCGCAGCGCGAGTACGGAGACGGCCGTCTCTCCGTTGTGACCGTCCTGCCGGGCCGGGGGGCCCGCGCCATCCGTGGTGGGGCTCTCGCCGTCTGTCACGCCGTCTCCTCCGTGCCCGTCTTCTCGGTGCCCGTCCCCACCGTGCCCGTCCCCTCCGTACGGCCCCGCTCGTCACCGGGCGACTCCACGGCGGTGCTCCCCTCGGCCGAAGGCATCTCGGCGCGCCGCTCCTCCGCCGCCGGTTCCGCCGCCGGTTCCGCCGCCGGTTCCGCCGCCCGGTCGAACTCGTCGGTGACCCACGGCCGTTCCTCCCCCTCGCCGCCCGTCCAGCGGACGGTGAGCGGGCCGAGGGCCTCCTCCTGGTCCAGGTCCACGGCCTTCTCCCGATAGAGCTCAAGCAGCGCCAGGAAGCGCGCCACGACGGTCAGGGTGTCCCCGGCGTCGGCCACGAGGGCGGCGAAGTCGGACTCGCCGGCCTCGCGCAGCTTCGCCACGACCACCTGTGCCTGTTCCTGGACCGACACGAGCGGGGCGTGGATGTGATCGATGTACACCCGCGGCTCGGGCTTCGGCTGCATGGCCTTGACCGCGAGTCTCGCCAATCCCTCGCCGCCGATCCTGATGACGACCTCGGGCAACAGGGCGGCGTGGTGCGGCTCAAGACCGACGGTCCGCGGAAAACGGTGGGCCTCGTCGTCCAGCCGACCGCTGAAGATGTCAGCGACGCGCTTGTACGCCCGGTACTGCAACAGCCTCGCGAAGAGCAGGTCCCTCGCCTCCAGCAGCGCGAGGTCAGCCTCGTCCTCGATCTCGGCGACGGGCAGCAGTCTGGCCGCCTTGAGGTCGAGCAGTGTCGCGGCGACGACCAGGAACTCGGTGGTCCGGTCGAGGTCCCAGTCGGCCCCCATGGCGCGGATGTGGGCCATGAACTCGTCGGTGACCTGGGAGAGGGCGATCTCGGTGATGTCCAGCCTGTGCCGGGAGATGAGCTGGAGCAGCAGGTCGAAGGGGCCCTCGAAGTTGGCGAGCCGCACGGTGAACCGCCCGTCGTCCGCGGGTCGGTCCTCCCCCTCGGTGCCCTCCGCGGGCGGGCGCTGCCCGTCGCCCCCGGGCGGGCCCTCCCCGTCCCCGTCCGTCGGCGTCTCCCCGCCGTCTCCGGCTCCGGACGGCGGGCGCTCAGTCCGCTCCTCCTGAGGCGCTTGGGGGGCCGGCCCGCCACCGGAGTCCGCGGGCGTCTCGCCCGGCCCCCTGCCCAGGGCGCGTCTGCCCCGGGGGCGCCGGGCTGAGTCGTCGGTCGTGGGCATGGCGGTCCAGGGGGCGGTACGGGGCCGGGGACGGCGTACGACACCCTCGTGAGGGCCGCGCACCGGCATCCCGGGTTCGGGCACGCCACGCTACCGGCCGAGCCACGCGCGGCGGGGGAGGCACCCGGCGCCGCGCCCCCTTCAACGGCCGCGCAGTCTCCGTACGAGAATGCTCGCGTCCCCTCGTGATTCGAGGTCCGCGAGCACGACGGCAACCGCTTCGCGCACGATCCGGCCGCGGTCGACGGCCAGCCCGTGCTCGCCCCGCAGGACGAGACGTGCGTGTTCGAGGTCCATCAGTTCCTCGGCCGACACGTAGACGGTGATCTTCTCGTCGTGCCGCTCACGTCCGCTGGGGCGCCGTCCCGCGGCCCGCGCGCGTCGGCGCGCCGCGGCGGAGGCCGAGTTGTTGCCCGCGGGGCGCCCCGGCTGCTGCGGCGATCCCGTCGCGGCGCCGTCCTGGGACATCCGCCGCTTGGCGGGCTCCGCCTCCTGTGTGCGGCTGCGGTGTTCTCGGGAACCCGACTCCGCCGAGGTGGCCGTGTGCTCCGCGGAGCCACCGGCCGTCCCTTCCTGGGCGGGGCGTGGCGCCTGGCCGGGGAGACCGGGCTGTCCTGACGCCGTCGGCTCCTCCGTCGGTGCGCTCTCGCCCGCCGGGGCCGGGACCCTGGGCTCGCCGGTCGTGCTCCGCCGGGGCGAGGACGACGTGAGTGACGTGCCCCCGGTCGTGCGGAACAGCTCGTCGGCCCCCGGCAGACTCACTCGGCGTGACACCGGGCGAGCACCTCCCTGGCGAGCTGACGGTAGGCGGCGGCGCCGACGGAGTTGGAGGCGTACGTCGTGATGGGCTCGCCCGCGACCGTCGTCTCGGGGAAGCGGACCGTGCGGCCGATGACCGTGTGGTAGACGTGATTGTCGAACGCCTCCACCACCCGGGCCAGCACCTCGCGGCTGTGCACCGTGCGGGAGTCGTACATCGTGGCGAGGATGCCGTCGAGTTCGAGATCCGGGTTGAGTCGCTCCTGGACCTTCTCGATGGTCTCGGTGAGCAACGCCACTCCGCGCAGTGCGAAGAACTCGCACTCCAGCGGCACGATCACCTTGTGCGCCGCGGTGAGGGCGTTGACGGTGAGCAGGCCGAGCGAGGGCTGGCAGTCGATCACGATGTAGTCGTAGTCGGCCATCAGCGGCTTCAGGGCGCGCTGGAGGGTGGACTCGCGCGCCACCTCGGAGACGAGCTGCACCTCAGCGGCCGAGAGGTCGATGTTGCTCGGCAGCAGGTCCATATTGGGCACGGCCGTCTTGAGCAGTACCTCGTCCGCCGCCATGCCCCGCTCCATGAGCAGGTTGTAGACGGTGAGGTCGAGCTCCATCGGGTTGACACCCAGACCGACGGAGAGGGCGCCCTGCGGGTCGAAGTCGACGAGCAGCACCCTGCGTCCGTACTCCGCGAGCGCGGCCCCCAGGTTGATGGTCGAGGTCGTCTTGCCGACCCCGCCCTTCTGGTTGCACATCGCGATGATCTTCGCGGGACCGTGGTCGGTCAGCGGGCCCGGGATCGGGAAGTACGGCAGCGGCCGTCCGGTCGGGCCGATCCGCTCACGGCGCTGCCGTGCGGCGTCGGGCGCGAGCGTGGCCGCGTACTCCGGGTCCGGCTCGTATTCGGCGTCGGGGTCGTAGAAGTGCCCTTCGGGCAATTCGTCGTAGTCAGCGAGGCGGCTGGGCTTCCCGCCGCTCCGGTCGCCGGCCATGGCGTTCACGTGATGGCCATCCATGCTCTGGTGTGCTGTCTGAGTCGGCTGTGGGCCCTGCTGGGCTGCGAAGGTGTGGACGGCCACGGAGCCGACAGCCTCCAGCCCTGTGGAGCCGTGGCTCCCCGCAGCCGTTCCTGGTCGACCACCCCCGGGAGAAAATGTCGACTCATTCACAAGTCGTCTTACCTCCTTGGTGACCAGACAATTTCTAGATAGGTCAGCGTGGCACCATGCCGACGGTTGGCGACTCTATGGCGTGTCACCACTCCGCAGCAACACAATCCGCCGGACCCGACCCGATGTGTCGGTAATCAAACACCTCTCTGTCAAGGGTGCACACGGCCGCGACATGCACTTGTCGACACAGCGAGGTGCGACGCGTATGGGCTGAAGGGTTATTTTCAGGGCGAGTTGGGAGAGCCTACGGCGAATCTCCGCATAACTCCGCGCAGGAGAACGGCCGGACCTCTTGCGCGAGGTCCGGCCGCGAGCGTGATATTGACGACTCGGGTTGACGCCCCCACACGCCTCCAAAAACCGCGCGAGGGGCGCGTGACTCAGCCCAGGAGCGTGCTCAGTTCCACGTGCTCCACGCCGTGTGCCTCGGCGACCTCGCGATAAACCACTTTGCCGTCATGGGTGTTGAGCCCCTTCGCGAGAGCGGCGTCACGGCGCAGCGCCTCCGTCCACCCCCGGCCCGCCAGTTCCACGATGTACGGCAGCGTCGCGTTGGTCAGCGCGTGGGTGGAGGTATTGGGCACCGCACCCGGCATATTCGCGACGCAGTAGAAGACGGAGTTGTGTACGGGGAAGGTCGGTTCCGCGTGGGTGGTGGGACGCGAGTCCTCGAAGCAGCCACCCTGATCGATCGCAATGTCGACAAGTACACTTCCGGGCTTCATCCGTGACACCAGCTCGTTGGTGACGAGCTTCGGAGCCTTCGCTCCGGGGATGAGGACGGCGCCGATGACGAGGTCGGCGGCGAGGCAGGCGCGCTCCAGCTCGAAGGTCGTGGAGACGACGGTCTGGA from Streptomyces tsukubensis encodes:
- the scpB gene encoding SMC-Scp complex subunit ScpB; this encodes MTDGESPTTDGAGPPARQDGHNGETAVSVLALRPALEAVLMVVDEPATEDHLAKVLQRPVREVASALRTLADEYTSQGRGFELRLVAGGWRFYSRPAYAPAVEGFVLDGQQARLTQAALETLAVVAYRQPVSRSRVSAVRGVNCDGVMRTLLQRGLVEEAGTEPETGAILYRTTNYFLERMGLRGLDELPELAPFLPDADAIEAETLEGVPSFDPDADDVSVQDTRTDSYATTDDSHDSHLDPTEH
- a CDS encoding segregation and condensation protein A — translated: MPTTDDSARRPRGRRALGRGPGETPADSGGGPAPQAPQEERTERPPSGAGDGGETPTDGDGEGPPGGDGQRPPAEGTEGEDRPADDGRFTVRLANFEGPFDLLLQLISRHRLDITEIALSQVTDEFMAHIRAMGADWDLDRTTEFLVVAATLLDLKAARLLPVAEIEDEADLALLEARDLLFARLLQYRAYKRVADIFSGRLDDEAHRFPRTVGLEPHHAALLPEVVIRIGGEGLARLAVKAMQPKPEPRVYIDHIHAPLVSVQEQAQVVVAKLREAGESDFAALVADAGDTLTVVARFLALLELYREKAVDLDQEEALGPLTVRWTGGEGEERPWVTDEFDRAAEPAAEPAAEPAAEERRAEMPSAEGSTAVESPGDERGRTEGTGTVGTGTEKTGTEETA
- a CDS encoding ParA family protein, producing MDGHHVNAMAGDRSGGKPSRLADYDELPEGHFYDPDAEYEPDPEYAATLAPDAARQRRERIGPTGRPLPYFPIPGPLTDHGPAKIIAMCNQKGGVGKTTSTINLGAALAEYGRRVLLVDFDPQGALSVGLGVNPMELDLTVYNLLMERGMAADEVLLKTAVPNMDLLPSNIDLSAAEVQLVSEVARESTLQRALKPLMADYDYIVIDCQPSLGLLTVNALTAAHKVIVPLECEFFALRGVALLTETIEKVQERLNPDLELDGILATMYDSRTVHSREVLARVVEAFDNHVYHTVIGRTVRFPETTVAGEPITTYASNSVGAAAYRQLAREVLARCHAE